The Erythrobacter aurantius genome includes a window with the following:
- a CDS encoding acetyl-CoA C-acetyltransferase, producing MAEAYIIDAVRSPMGRKKGSLAALHPADLAAHPIRELFARNDVDPGAVDDCVWGCCDTIGPQAGDIGRTAWLVAGLPQHVPGTTVDRQCGSSQQAVHFAAQGVMSGTQDLVVAGGSQAMNAIPISAAMFAGQPYGFDNPFNTSPGWIARYGDGILNQIASAQMIADKWEFSREAMEEFACASHARAHAATTGGAFAREIAALEGLAEDETIRAGTTLEGLAALNPVGGEGTITAGVASQNCDGSAALLIAGEQAVKDHGLEPRARIHHLSVRADDPVWMLTAPIPATRFALHRAGLSVDDIDLFECNEAFASVPMAWMKELGIPHEKVNVRGGAIALGHPLGGTGARLMTTLLHALEDTGGRYGLQTMCEGGGQANVTIIERLS from the coding sequence ATGGCAGAAGCCTACATAATCGATGCTGTGCGCAGCCCGATGGGCCGCAAGAAGGGCTCGCTCGCGGCGCTCCATCCGGCTGATCTTGCCGCGCACCCGATCAGGGAACTGTTCGCTCGTAATGATGTCGATCCGGGCGCGGTGGACGATTGCGTCTGGGGTTGCTGCGATACGATCGGGCCGCAGGCAGGCGATATCGGCCGCACCGCATGGCTGGTGGCGGGTCTGCCGCAACACGTCCCCGGCACAACGGTGGATCGTCAATGCGGCTCCAGCCAACAGGCCGTCCATTTCGCCGCGCAAGGGGTGATGAGCGGGACTCAGGATCTGGTCGTTGCCGGGGGAAGCCAGGCGATGAACGCGATCCCGATTTCTGCCGCAATGTTTGCAGGCCAGCCTTATGGCTTTGACAATCCGTTCAATACTTCGCCCGGTTGGATCGCGCGTTATGGTGACGGCATCCTCAACCAGATCGCCAGCGCCCAGATGATCGCGGACAAGTGGGAATTCAGCCGCGAAGCGATGGAGGAATTCGCCTGCGCCTCGCACGCCCGCGCCCATGCGGCGACCACCGGCGGTGCCTTTGCGCGCGAGATTGCCGCGCTCGAAGGCTTGGCCGAAGACGAAACGATCCGCGCCGGCACCACGCTGGAAGGGCTCGCCGCGCTCAATCCCGTGGGCGGCGAAGGGACAATCACTGCTGGGGTCGCCAGCCAGAATTGCGACGGTTCGGCGGCACTGCTGATCGCTGGCGAGCAGGCGGTGAAGGATCACGGCCTTGAGCCGCGCGCCCGCATCCATCACCTGTCCGTGCGCGCCGATGACCCGGTGTGGATGCTGACCGCGCCGATCCCGGCAACCCGCTTTGCGCTGCACCGGGCCGGACTTTCGGTCGACGATATCGATCTGTTCGAATGCAACGAAGCCTTCGCCAGCGTCCCGATGGCGTGGATGAAGGAGCTCGGCATCCCGCATGAAAAGGTCAATGTGCGCGGCGGCGCGATCGCGCTCGGCCATCCGCTGGGTGGCACCGGCGCGCGCCTGATGACGACGCTGCTGCACGCGCTTGAGGATACCGGCGGGCGTTATGGCCTCCAGACCATGTGCGAAGGCGGCGGTCAGGCCAATGTCACCATCATCGAGAGGTTGAGCTAA
- a CDS encoding acyl-CoA dehydrogenase family protein — protein sequence MDFLIAPERLELAEAVRDYLSGTHGPEVLRKLDADGNRDTAIWQGLVEMGLPGLLVPEDQGGLGMGLLDAVLIARECGRFCLAEPLVESAYVSVPWMIARGDTGRLAEVATGDFRPIAAHSINGWHSDGEDGSLHSVDPLRNLAQLPDDASDDPHLLDLGALMASAQLVGLAEAMLDQAVEYSKLREQFGQPVGGFQAIKHKLADVAVALEFARPVLWRAAQALEDGEGSAALHVSHAKLAASDAAYLAGESAIQVHGAMGYTYEVDLHFWMKRAWALSGAWGGRGFHARRVDDAIIGGDHPIGPQNTFA from the coding sequence ATGGATTTTCTGATCGCTCCCGAACGGCTCGAACTGGCCGAAGCCGTGCGCGACTATCTTTCGGGTACGCACGGGCCCGAAGTGCTGCGCAAACTCGATGCCGATGGCAATCGCGATACCGCGATCTGGCAGGGGCTGGTGGAAATGGGTCTGCCCGGTCTGCTGGTTCCCGAAGATCAGGGCGGGCTGGGCATGGGATTGCTCGACGCGGTGCTGATCGCGCGTGAATGCGGACGGTTCTGCCTTGCCGAACCGCTCGTCGAAAGCGCCTATGTCAGCGTGCCGTGGATGATCGCGCGCGGGGACACCGGCAGGCTTGCCGAAGTGGCAACGGGCGACTTCCGCCCGATCGCCGCGCATTCGATCAACGGCTGGCACTCCGACGGCGAAGACGGGTCGCTGCACAGCGTCGATCCGCTGCGCAACCTTGCGCAATTGCCGGACGATGCCAGCGATGATCCGCACCTGCTTGATCTGGGCGCGCTGATGGCTTCGGCGCAGCTTGTCGGGCTGGCCGAGGCGATGCTGGATCAGGCGGTCGAATATTCCAAGCTGCGCGAACAGTTCGGCCAGCCGGTCGGCGGGTTTCAGGCGATCAAGCACAAGCTGGCCGATGTCGCCGTCGCGCTGGAATTCGCGCGGCCCGTGCTGTGGCGCGCGGCGCAGGCGCTTGAAGACGGAGAGGGCAGCGCAGCGCTCCATGTCAGCCACGCAAAACTGGCAGCGAGCGACGCCGCCTATCTGGCGGGCGAAAGCGCGATCCAGGTGCATGGCGCGATGGGCTACACCTACGAAGTCGACCTGCATTTCTGGATGAAGCGCGCATGGGCGCTCTCCGGCGCGTGGGGCGGCAGGGGCTTTCACGCGAGGCGCGTGGACGATGCAATCATTGGCGGCGATCACCCGATCGGGCCGCAAAACACCTTCGCTTGA